The proteins below come from a single Chitinophaga pinensis DSM 2588 genomic window:
- a CDS encoding efflux RND transporter periplasmic adaptor subunit: MKRKIVITIIVLVAALAIWYFFFRKKENQVVISTQKPRYGHISTSVTATGTVQPVDTVAVGTQVSGIIKYIYTDFNQPVKKGQLLAELDKVLLQAEVDRNRGALANAQSQLIYQQAQYKRQDQLYKVGAISRADYDNATYLNKAAQASVESAGASLRTAERNLFFTEIYSPIDGVVLNRSVSVGQTVAASFNTPTLFVLAKDITKMQVQASVDEADIGNVQDSQRVSFTVDAYLDEEFAGKVQEIRLRPSVSANVVTYTTMISASNESMKLKPGMTATVTIYTSEKDHVMLIPSKALMFKPDSALSGQFKVIAVAPAATERRKSATPVTGGSRDTVRSNMPGMEKKPSAASNYVWVRQGDTLLQKKVVIGLNDNTRAEVIAGLSPEEDVITGMQELSGKKGTTGSGGQASPFMPQRRRR; the protein is encoded by the coding sequence ATGAAGAGAAAGATCGTCATTACAATAATAGTACTGGTGGCCGCACTTGCCATCTGGTACTTCTTTTTCCGCAAAAAGGAAAATCAGGTGGTGATCAGTACGCAAAAACCAAGATATGGTCATATATCCACCAGTGTGACTGCCACAGGAACCGTTCAGCCGGTGGATACCGTTGCCGTAGGTACACAGGTCTCCGGTATTATCAAATATATCTACACGGATTTTAATCAGCCGGTAAAGAAGGGGCAGTTGCTGGCAGAACTGGATAAGGTATTGCTGCAGGCAGAAGTAGACAGGAATAGAGGCGCACTGGCGAATGCGCAAAGTCAGCTGATATATCAGCAGGCACAATACAAAAGACAAGACCAGTTATATAAAGTAGGGGCTATCAGCAGAGCGGATTATGACAATGCGACGTATCTGAATAAGGCGGCCCAGGCAAGTGTGGAAAGTGCAGGCGCTTCTCTGCGGACGGCGGAAAGGAACCTCTTTTTTACAGAGATCTATTCTCCTATAGATGGCGTAGTACTCAACAGGAGCGTGAGTGTTGGTCAGACGGTAGCTGCCAGCTTCAATACGCCTACTTTGTTCGTACTGGCGAAAGACATCACCAAAATGCAGGTACAGGCCAGTGTGGATGAAGCAGATATCGGTAATGTACAGGATAGTCAGCGCGTATCTTTTACGGTGGATGCGTATCTGGATGAAGAATTTGCGGGAAAGGTACAGGAGATCCGCTTACGGCCGTCGGTATCCGCTAATGTGGTGACTTATACCACTATGATCAGTGCCTCCAATGAAAGTATGAAACTGAAACCGGGTATGACGGCGACAGTGACGATCTATACGTCAGAGAAAGATCATGTAATGCTTATTCCGTCAAAGGCATTGATGTTTAAACCGGATTCTGCATTGTCAGGACAGTTTAAAGTGATCGCTGTAGCACCGGCGGCAACAGAGCGCAGGAAGAGTGCGACACCGGTAACAGGAGGCAGCAGGGATACCGTCAGAAGTAATATGCCGGGAATGGAGAAGAAGCCATCAGCCGCATCCAACTATGTATGGGTAAGACAGGGAGATACTCTCTTGCAGAAAAAGGTGGTAATTGGATTGAATGATAACACCCGCGCAGAGGTGATTGCAGGTTTGTCACCCGAGGAAGATGTCATCACCGGTATGCAGGAACTGAGCGGTAAAAAAGGCACAACAGGCAGTGGCGGACAAGCCAGTCCCTTCATGCCGCAAAGAAGAAGACGATGA